In a genomic window of Paramicrobacterium chengjingii:
- the fdxA gene encoding ferredoxin encodes MVYVIGSACVDVKDLGCIDACPVDCIYQGERTLYIQPEECVDCGACEPVCPVEAITYVDDVEPEDEKFVDIAYELFEKVGSPGGADAHGPVEDHPAVTARPRTAPDPS; translated from the coding sequence GTGGTTTACGTGATCGGATCGGCGTGCGTCGATGTGAAGGATCTGGGCTGCATAGACGCGTGCCCTGTCGACTGCATTTATCAGGGTGAGCGCACCCTCTACATTCAGCCTGAGGAGTGCGTGGACTGCGGAGCCTGCGAACCAGTGTGCCCGGTCGAAGCCATCACCTACGTCGATGACGTGGAGCCTGAAGACGAGAAGTTCGTCGACATCGCGTACGAGCTCTTCGAGAAGGTGGGCTCACCGGGCGGCGCCGACGCGCACGGTCCGGTCGAGGACCATCCGGCGGTCACCGCCCGCCCGCGAACGGCGCCGGATCCGTCTTGA
- a CDS encoding GNAT family N-acetyltransferase has product MTTHLATLSLTTTAIELRRASMDHVSAIIALLADDPLGASRESTESDADLQPYREAFNDIDGDPRQLLVVAVAGGEVVGTMQLTFIPGLSRRGALRAQIEAVRVRDDFRGLGLGQAMFGWAIGEAQRRGCVMIQLTADKTRTNAHRFYTRLGFVASHEGFKLDMRSQSAVDSAEFFDA; this is encoded by the coding sequence GTGACGACACACTTAGCGACGCTGTCCCTGACGACCACAGCGATCGAGCTCCGTCGCGCGTCGATGGATCACGTTTCGGCCATCATAGCGCTTCTCGCCGACGACCCTTTGGGTGCATCGAGAGAGTCAACTGAGTCGGACGCAGATCTGCAACCGTACCGAGAAGCGTTTAATGACATCGACGGTGACCCGCGACAGCTCCTCGTTGTAGCTGTTGCGGGAGGTGAAGTCGTTGGCACCATGCAGCTGACATTCATCCCCGGGCTGTCCCGTCGCGGTGCCTTGCGTGCGCAGATTGAGGCGGTTCGTGTGCGCGACGATTTTCGCGGCCTCGGGCTTGGTCAAGCGATGTTCGGGTGGGCGATCGGCGAGGCCCAGAGACGCGGATGCGTCATGATTCAACTGACTGCCGACAAGACCCGAACCAACGCCCACCGGTTCTACACGCGGCTCGGATTCGTCGCCTCACACGAGGGGTTCAAACTCGATATGCGCTCCCAATCCGCGGTCGATTCTGCGGAATTCTTCGACGCGTGA